From Vagococcus jeotgali, one genomic window encodes:
- a CDS encoding QueT transporter family protein codes for MENQKTASKTSTLIVNAMIAALYVVLTLVIAPLSQGAIQLRISESLNHLVVFNKKLLWGVLAGVVMFNLFFSQGGLMDVLFGGGQTLIALSITAWSAKYVKSAKIRLAINTLVFSISMVLIAIMICMLSGFAVGSHFFWVTYGTLFLSEFIMMAISAPVMYYINKSVHFNRF; via the coding sequence ATGGAAAATCAAAAAACAGCATCAAAAACATCAACACTAATTGTTAATGCCATGATTGCCGCTCTTTATGTGGTTTTAACTTTAGTGATAGCACCACTCTCTCAAGGAGCTATTCAACTTAGAATCTCAGAGAGTTTAAATCATTTAGTCGTCTTTAATAAAAAATTATTATGGGGCGTGTTGGCTGGTGTCGTGATGTTTAACTTATTTTTCTCACAAGGAGGACTAATGGATGTCCTATTTGGAGGAGGCCAAACACTGATTGCTTTAAGCATTACAGCATGGTCAGCAAAATATGTTAAAAGTGCGAAAATACGTTTAGCGATTAATACCCTTGTCTTCTCAATTAGTATGGTTCTAATTGCGATTATGATCTGTATGTTATCAGGTTTTGCAGTTGGGTCACACTTTTTCTGGGTGACATATGGCACGCTATTTTTAAGTGAATTCATCATGATGGCTATATCAGCACCAGTAATGTATTACATTAATAAATCAGTTCATTTTAATAGATTTTAA
- the cbpA gene encoding cyclic di-AMP binding protein CbpA, whose protein sequence is MLIESVCIPKRQLTTVSESCTLEDALNILEESGFRCVPVLDETGKFFRGNIYKMHIYRHKANGGDMTLPVTHLIKNATKFIHLNSSFFKVFFTIKELPYIAVLDSNNQFFGILTHSSLLNILSQSWNVNEGRFALTIASTGKKGDLALMTKIISKHSEIVSCITLDVGRDEYIRRTIITLPAKTDKETCDEIVASLNKKDFHVAAVEDLQQEFKK, encoded by the coding sequence ATGCTAATCGAATCAGTTTGTATTCCAAAAAGACAACTAACAACAGTCAGCGAATCTTGTACGTTAGAGGATGCTCTTAATATTTTAGAAGAGTCAGGTTTTCGTTGTGTCCCTGTTTTAGATGAAACAGGAAAATTTTTCAGAGGTAACATTTATAAAATGCATATTTATCGTCACAAAGCTAATGGTGGTGACATGACTTTACCTGTGACTCACTTAATTAAAAATGCTACAAAATTTATCCATTTAAACTCATCTTTCTTTAAGGTTTTCTTCACAATCAAAGAATTACCTTATATTGCAGTTTTGGATAGCAACAATCAATTTTTCGGAATACTAACTCATAGTAGCTTGTTAAACATTCTATCTCAATCATGGAATGTCAACGAAGGACGCTTCGCATTAACAATTGCTTCTACTGGTAAAAAAGGTGATTTAGCTCTAATGACTAAGATCATCTCAAAACACTCTGAAATTGTTAGCTGTATCACACTGGATGTAGGTCGTGATGAGTACATTAGACGTACCATCATTACTTTACCTGCTAAAACAGATAAAGAAACCTGTGATGAAATTGTGGCTTCTCTGAACAAAAAAGATTTCCACGTTGCTGCAGTTGAGGATTTACAACAAGAATTTAAAAAATAA
- the rpmG gene encoding 50S ribosomal protein L33, with product MAQKKSALACSVCGSRNYSKAVNDSNRTERLEVNKFCKYCKKHTKHHETK from the coding sequence TTGGCACAAAAAAAATCAGCCCTAGCTTGTTCTGTTTGTGGATCTAGAAATTACTCAAAAGCAGTTAATGATAGTAATCGTACAGAGCGACTAGAAGTAAATAAGTTTTGCAAATATTGCAAAAAACATACTAAACATCACGAAACAAAGTAG
- the secE gene encoding preprotein translocase subunit SecE, translating into MKFFKSVAQEMKLVTWPTRKKLVKDVITVIQTTILYAIFFAIVDYVLLKISTIALKGF; encoded by the coding sequence ATGAAATTTTTTAAAAGTGTCGCACAAGAAATGAAATTAGTGACATGGCCAACACGTAAAAAATTAGTTAAAGACGTGATTACTGTTATTCAAACAACGATTCTTTATGCTATTTTCTTTGCCATTGTAGATTATGTCTTACTAAAAATTTCAACAATTGCTCTAAAAGGTTTCTAG
- the nusG gene encoding transcription termination/antitermination protein NusG, translated as MESFERHWYVLHTYSGYENKVKTNIESRAQSMGMEDFIFRVVVPEQEEREVKNGKEKVSSKKTFPGYVLVEMTMTDDSWYVVRNTPGVTGFVGSHGAGSKPAPLLDEEVTHILGELGMSKRLVELDVEMGETVTITEGAFSGLTGEITEIDLEKQKLKVNIDMFGRETSTELDFDQVDKL; from the coding sequence ATGGAATCATTTGAAAGACACTGGTATGTTTTACATACATATTCAGGTTATGAAAACAAAGTAAAAACAAATATCGAATCACGTGCTCAAAGCATGGGGATGGAAGACTTTATTTTTAGAGTAGTTGTGCCAGAACAAGAAGAGCGTGAAGTAAAAAATGGAAAAGAAAAAGTATCATCTAAAAAAACATTTCCAGGTTATGTGTTAGTTGAGATGACGATGACAGATGACTCATGGTACGTGGTACGTAACACACCAGGCGTTACTGGATTTGTAGGCTCTCACGGTGCTGGTAGTAAGCCTGCCCCGTTACTTGATGAGGAAGTCACACACATTTTAGGTGAATTAGGTATGAGTAAACGTTTAGTTGAGCTTGATGTTGAAATGGGTGAAACAGTAACTATTACAGAAGGAGCTTTCTCTGGTTTAACTGGTGAGATTACAGAAATCGACTTAGAGAAACAAAAACTAAAAGTAAATATCGATATGTTTGGTCGTGAAACAAGTACTGAGCTTGATTTTGATCAAGTTGACAAACTATAA
- a CDS encoding alpha/beta hydrolase, producing the protein MNIVGHSMGGVSGLRLLTQTPINSDRPVIKKFVAIGSPFNDFIDTFDDQNLDELLKNGPTEESERFILYQAEIPNMSKETEVLLIGGALSEDDQSDGTVPLSSALSVHHMLKNNGNETQYMVVEGQGAGHSALHENTEVDKKVSEFLYSK; encoded by the coding sequence GTGAATATAGTAGGTCATTCTATGGGTGGTGTTAGTGGGTTGAGGTTACTGACTCAAACACCAATCAACTCAGATCGACCTGTCATTAAAAAATTTGTTGCTATAGGATCACCTTTCAATGATTTCATAGATACATTTGATGACCAAAATTTGGATGAGTTATTAAAAAATGGCCCAACAGAAGAAAGTGAACGATTTATTTTGTACCAAGCTGAAATTCCTAATATGTCAAAAGAAACGGAAGTCTTATTAATTGGTGGTGCTCTAAGTGAGGATGACCAAAGTGATGGGACTGTCCCTTTAAGCAGTGCGCTATCTGTACATCATATGCTAAAAAATAACGGAAATGAAACACAATACATGGTTGTAGAAGGTCAAGGTGCAGGACATAGTGCTTTACATGAAAACACAGAAGTAGATAAAAAAGTTAGTGAATTTTTATACTCGAAATAA
- the nhaC gene encoding Na+/H+ antiporter NhaC, giving the protein MKKKISLLEASIVLIIILLSISVGVIALKISPNVVVLFAIAITMGYMAIKRMPLERINEGIVRGLKPGIIPIFIFLLVGALIAVWIQAGIIPTLMVVGFKLLSVKWFVPSVFIVCAVVGSAVGSAFTVMSTVGIAFFGIGATLGLNPALVVGAIASGSIFGDKMSPLSESTNLASAVVGADLFDHIKNMMWSTIPAFVVSLILFAVLGTNTQATQLGDVQEVINVLEANFNISVWALVPIVLMLVCAWKKVPAIVTILLNVVVAVVMIIIQQGGFNPVEMASVIENGFVSHTGHEQVDLLLTRGGINSMTFTVLLIILTLSLGGLLMKAGLVSTVIDAVARKLTSSAQLIIVSLFSSIGINIFVGEQLLSVILPGDAFKNEFKRVGLAPVVLSRTLEDGGTVINYLIPWGIAGSFVAGTFGVPTIEYLPFVFFSLLSPVFSIVSAVTGIGVKHVEPEIMVRETSVSHN; this is encoded by the coding sequence ATGAAAAAGAAAATTAGTTTGTTAGAAGCAAGTATTGTGTTGATTATTATTTTATTAAGTATTTCAGTTGGAGTGATTGCCCTAAAGATTTCACCTAATGTGGTGGTGTTGTTTGCTATAGCGATTACGATGGGGTACATGGCGATAAAGCGTATGCCTCTGGAGCGGATTAATGAGGGGATTGTCAGAGGGTTAAAACCTGGGATTATTCCGATATTTATTTTTTTACTAGTAGGAGCTTTGATTGCAGTTTGGATTCAAGCTGGTATTATTCCGACACTGATGGTTGTTGGCTTTAAACTTCTTAGTGTGAAATGGTTTGTCCCTTCTGTTTTTATTGTTTGTGCGGTGGTTGGTAGTGCAGTAGGGAGTGCCTTTACTGTGATGTCAACAGTTGGAATCGCCTTTTTTGGTATCGGAGCAACATTAGGGTTAAATCCAGCTCTAGTCGTTGGTGCTATTGCTTCTGGTTCGATTTTTGGTGATAAGATGTCACCTCTATCAGAGTCTACTAACTTAGCCTCAGCCGTTGTAGGTGCTGACCTTTTCGATCATATTAAAAACATGATGTGGTCAACCATTCCAGCCTTTGTTGTATCTCTTATCTTGTTTGCAGTTCTAGGAACAAATACCCAGGCGACGCAACTTGGTGACGTACAAGAAGTGATTAATGTGTTAGAAGCTAATTTTAATATTTCAGTATGGGCACTGGTTCCTATTGTGTTGATGTTAGTTTGTGCTTGGAAAAAAGTACCTGCTATTGTGACTATCTTATTAAACGTAGTTGTTGCTGTTGTGATGATTATTATTCAACAAGGTGGGTTTAATCCAGTAGAGATGGCCTCAGTCATTGAAAATGGTTTTGTCTCTCACACAGGGCATGAACAAGTGGATTTATTACTGACTCGTGGCGGGATTAATAGTATGACGTTTACCGTATTACTTATTATTTTAACCTTATCGCTTGGTGGTTTACTCATGAAAGCAGGATTAGTATCAACAGTTATTGATGCAGTAGCAAGAAAATTAACATCATCAGCACAGTTAATTATCGTCAGTCTTTTCTCAAGTATTGGGATTAATATTTTTGTAGGGGAACAGTTATTATCTGTGATTTTACCAGGTGATGCGTTTAAAAATGAATTTAAACGAGTAGGTCTTGCTCCTGTTGTCTTAAGTCGTACACTTGAAGACGGTGGAACAGTGATTAACTACTTAATACCATGGGGCATTGCAGGAAGTTTTGTTGCAGGGACATTTGGAGTTCCTACTATAGAATACCTACCATTTGTTTTCTTTAGTTTATTGTCTCCAGTTTTCTCTATTGTGAGTGCTGTCACAGGGATTGGTGTGAAACATGTTGAACCAGAGATTATGGTGAGAGAAACTAGTGTAAGTCATAACTAG
- a CDS encoding aldehyde dehydrogenase — protein MTTLTKQDIQTLLTSQHNFFNTNQTKSYDFRMTQLDLLKQGIIRFEPQLLTALEQDLGKSATEAFVTEIGIVLSSISHVMKNLHKWMTPEVVKTELFMQPGKSIIYKEPLGSVLIIGPFNYPIQTTLEPLIGAIAAGNCAVIKPSELTPNVSQVLKEMLASLFPDFYISVILGEVRETTLLLDEAFDFIFFTGSPTVGKIVMTAASKHLTPVCLELGGKSPVIVDKTANIPLTAQRIVWGKFLNTGQTCVAPDYCLVDSKVKDELIAEMIHVIENFYGKHAVNSPDYGHIVNSKQFDRLNTLLNDNEDKIIFGGKVDRDKLFIAPTMMDHVSLDDTVMSEEIFGPILPIIEINNLDDAIDIIKDGEKPLALYLFTKSKENETRVIHEVSFGSGAINATVLQVSSRFLPFGGVGQSGMGHYHGKYSFDLFSHSKSILKKYPFKDLTCIVNPPFKNKLKLFKRYFK, from the coding sequence ATGACGACATTAACCAAACAAGACATACAAACTTTATTAACTAGCCAACATAACTTTTTCAATACGAATCAAACTAAAAGCTATGATTTTCGTATGACTCAACTTGATTTACTAAAACAAGGGATTATACGTTTTGAGCCACAACTCCTCACAGCACTTGAGCAAGACTTAGGCAAAAGTGCTACTGAAGCCTTTGTAACAGAAATCGGAATTGTATTAAGTAGTATCAGTCATGTGATGAAGAACTTGCACAAATGGATGACACCTGAAGTCGTCAAAACAGAATTGTTTATGCAACCAGGAAAAAGTATCATTTACAAAGAACCACTAGGATCAGTTTTAATTATCGGACCATTTAATTATCCTATTCAAACGACACTAGAGCCTTTAATTGGTGCAATTGCTGCTGGAAATTGTGCAGTAATTAAGCCCTCAGAACTCACACCAAACGTCTCACAAGTCCTAAAAGAGATGTTAGCAAGTTTATTCCCTGATTTTTATATCAGTGTCATTTTAGGTGAAGTGAGAGAAACAACTTTATTGTTAGATGAAGCTTTTGATTTTATCTTTTTTACAGGTAGTCCAACTGTTGGCAAAATTGTCATGACAGCTGCTTCTAAGCACTTAACGCCAGTCTGTTTAGAGCTTGGTGGGAAAAGTCCAGTGATTGTGGATAAAACAGCAAATATCCCACTAACAGCCCAGAGAATTGTCTGGGGCAAATTTTTAAATACGGGTCAAACGTGTGTCGCTCCTGATTACTGCTTAGTTGATTCCAAGGTTAAAGATGAGTTAATCGCTGAAATGATTCATGTTATAGAAAACTTTTACGGTAAACATGCAGTAAATAGTCCTGATTATGGTCACATTGTGAATAGCAAACAATTTGATAGGCTAAACACATTATTGAATGATAATGAAGATAAGATTATTTTTGGTGGCAAAGTAGATAGAGATAAGCTTTTTATAGCCCCTACTATGATGGATCACGTGTCACTAGATGATACGGTTATGTCTGAAGAGATCTTTGGCCCAATTTTACCGATTATAGAAATAAATAACCTAGATGACGCCATTGATATCATTAAAGATGGTGAAAAACCACTAGCGCTTTATTTATTTACTAAAAGTAAAGAAAATGAAACCAGAGTGATACATGAGGTATCCTTTGGCTCTGGCGCTATTAACGCAACCGTCTTACAAGTCAGTAGTCGATTTTTACCATTTGGCGGAGTAGGTCAATCTGGTATGGGTCATTATCACGGGAAATACTCGTTTGATTTATTTTCTCACTCAAAAAGCATCTTAAAAAAATACCCATTTAAAGATTTAACATGTATTGTTAATCCACCGTTTAAAAACAAACTAAAGCTATTTAAACGTTACTTTAAATAA
- the truA gene encoding tRNA pseudouridine(38-40) synthase TruA yields the protein MRNIKLTIEYDGKRYLGWQRLGDSDKTIQGKIENIIHQMTGEKIEIIGSGRTDSGAHAKGQVANFKTESELSTGEMIEFLNRYLPQDIVIKEVKDVSDRFHARYNATGKTYTYQVWTNKIPSAFARGYSYHYPTRLDLDKMNQACEKLVGKHDFLGFSSLKKTKKSTVRTIEEIKINQKGDLLEVSITGDGFLYNMVRIIMGTLLEIGSGKRPVESIDEIFEQKVRQDAGETIPAQGLFLDEVYYS from the coding sequence ATGCGAAATATAAAATTAACCATCGAGTATGATGGTAAGCGTTATTTAGGTTGGCAACGTCTAGGCGATAGCGATAAAACCATTCAAGGGAAAATAGAAAATATCATCCATCAAATGACAGGTGAAAAAATTGAGATCATTGGCTCAGGTCGGACAGATTCAGGAGCTCATGCAAAAGGCCAAGTGGCAAATTTTAAAACGGAAAGTGAATTAAGCACAGGTGAGATGATTGAGTTTTTAAATCGCTACCTGCCACAAGATATTGTCATTAAAGAAGTGAAAGATGTTAGCGATAGGTTTCATGCAAGATACAATGCCACTGGTAAAACGTATACTTACCAAGTCTGGACAAATAAAATTCCTTCAGCATTTGCGCGAGGATATAGTTATCATTATCCGACAAGACTTGATTTAGATAAAATGAATCAAGCCTGTGAGAAATTAGTAGGTAAACATGATTTTCTAGGGTTTTCTTCTCTTAAAAAGACAAAGAAATCCACTGTTCGTACGATTGAGGAGATCAAGATTAATCAAAAAGGTGATTTATTAGAAGTGTCTATTACAGGAGATGGGTTTCTTTATAACATGGTACGTATTATCATGGGAACGCTTCTTGAGATTGGTTCAGGCAAGCGTCCTGTAGAGTCGATTGATGAGATATTTGAGCAAAAAGTCCGTCAAGATGCTGGAGAGACGATTCCTGCACAAGGATTATTTTTAGATGAGGTTTATTATTCTTAA
- a CDS encoding cyclopropane-fatty-acyl-phospholipid synthase family protein, with translation MLTKQFYKTVFKNAFGMSFTVKYWDGTTENYGKNTPDFTLVFNKELPVKEVLSDPSIILGEAYMDKKIDLEGGDELELERVICTAFEHSQYFMKNHKFGNFLPKKLTHSKKESKKYIEAHYDIGNDFYKLWLDPSMTYSGAYFKTEDTSLEQAQIDKVHHILNKLNLKNGETFLDIGCGWGTLIFTAAKEYGATSTGITLSEEQFDYISEKIKAEGLEDKVTVHLMDYRDLPSEAFDKISSVGMVEHVGKENLSIYFKTIERLLVPKGEALIQGITGQKKGGTNSFFEKYIFPGGYMPGLPEMVTSITENNLQLVDLESLRRHYQKTLEHWTKNFHEQLPVIRQTKDERFIRMWDLYLQASAGSFASGHIDLMQYLMTKGTNNDLPLTREYMI, from the coding sequence ATGTTAACGAAACAATTTTATAAAACAGTTTTTAAAAATGCGTTTGGTATGTCGTTTACAGTGAAATACTGGGATGGAACAACAGAAAATTATGGGAAAAACACCCCAGACTTCACCCTAGTGTTTAATAAAGAATTACCAGTGAAAGAAGTTTTGTCTGATCCATCTATCATTTTAGGTGAGGCTTATATGGATAAAAAAATTGATTTAGAAGGCGGTGATGAGCTTGAACTTGAGCGAGTCATTTGTACAGCCTTTGAACATAGTCAATACTTTATGAAAAACCACAAATTTGGTAATTTCCTACCTAAAAAATTAACTCATTCTAAAAAAGAATCAAAAAAATATATTGAAGCTCACTATGATATTGGTAATGACTTTTACAAATTATGGTTAGATCCATCTATGACCTACTCAGGTGCTTATTTTAAAACAGAAGATACAAGCCTAGAGCAAGCTCAGATTGATAAGGTTCACCATATTTTAAATAAACTAAACTTGAAGAACGGTGAAACATTCCTTGATATTGGTTGTGGTTGGGGAACGCTTATTTTTACTGCTGCTAAAGAATACGGTGCAACGTCTACAGGTATTACTCTAAGTGAAGAGCAATTTGACTATATATCAGAAAAAATTAAAGCAGAAGGTCTAGAAGATAAAGTGACAGTTCATTTAATGGATTATCGTGATCTTCCTAGTGAGGCTTTTGATAAAATTTCAAGTGTTGGTATGGTAGAACACGTTGGAAAAGAAAATTTATCTATTTATTTTAAAACTATTGAACGTCTTTTAGTACCAAAAGGTGAGGCCTTAATTCAAGGTATTACAGGTCAGAAAAAAGGCGGGACTAACTCATTCTTTGAAAAATACATCTTCCCAGGAGGTTATATGCCAGGGCTTCCTGAGATGGTCACCTCAATTACTGAAAATAATTTACAATTAGTAGATTTAGAAAGTTTACGACGTCATTATCAAAAAACATTAGAACACTGGACAAAAAATTTCCATGAACAGTTGCCAGTCATACGCCAAACAAAAGACGAGCGATTTATTCGCATGTGGGACTTGTACTTACAAGCATCAGCCGGTTCATTTGCTTCAGGTCATATTGATTTAATGCAATATTTAATGACAAAGGGTACTAATAACGACTTACCATTAACTCGTGAATATATGATTTAA
- a CDS encoding bacteriocin immunity protein, translating to MAGRKWYQSSGDLKQEALNQISLILPELNTKQLAPLKRVLQQYHTTLSTSKEATPTILSRMAMDISSCLDDYQLSLSDEVSDQLKQLLSINNLRFGY from the coding sequence ATGGCTGGAAGAAAATGGTATCAATCAAGTGGGGATTTAAAGCAAGAGGCTCTAAATCAAATTAGTTTGATTTTACCTGAACTAAACACAAAGCAACTAGCACCCCTAAAGCGTGTTCTACAGCAGTATCATACAACCTTATCGACTTCAAAAGAGGCAACACCTACAATACTCAGTCGTATGGCGATGGATATATCATCATGTCTAGATGATTATCAACTGTCCTTATCAGATGAAGTATCAGACCAATTAAAGCAATTATTATCAATTAATAATTTAAGATTTGGATATTAA
- a CDS encoding ISL3 family transposase: MDNHTRKLLNLTDKSIIFEKDWLTEATIRGRRSNIIRGRLTSPDRICPSCHQNTCVKNGTYTTKTQLPEFNRVTTYLELKRERYLCKECHTTFSADTALVDDYCHISKTLKYQIALDLKEDRSRKEIARFHHVSDNTVQRVLYDFTNHCLTNFQHLPKVLCVDEFKSTKSCQSGMSFICADAESKKIIDILPDRRLFSLIKYFLKYSRKERLKVKFLVMDMNANYGGLLKTVFPHAEIVTDRFHIIQHINRSFNQLRIKEMNQLKRYDNEEAKQYRRIKKYWKLFLKDSSQLSATTYSNYPLFNKSMTQVGVIEELLSYNSTIKIAYDYIQELKYAYETKDSDLFLELTHSISNELPKEFKAKFKTFQTFRQGVTNALNYSYSNGFLEGINNRIKAIKRTAYGYRNFLTFKRRIFLIQGQSFQFN; this comes from the coding sequence ATGGATAATCATACTAGAAAATTACTTAATTTAACAGACAAATCTATTATTTTTGAAAAAGATTGGTTAACTGAGGCTACTATTAGAGGTAGACGCTCAAATATAATAAGGGGAAGACTAACGTCTCCAGACAGAATATGCCCCTCTTGTCATCAGAATACGTGTGTTAAAAATGGTACTTATACTACTAAAACACAACTACCAGAGTTTAATAGGGTCACAACTTATTTAGAACTTAAAAGAGAACGATATCTATGTAAAGAATGTCATACAACATTCAGTGCTGATACTGCGTTAGTCGATGACTATTGTCATATATCGAAAACATTAAAGTATCAAATCGCCTTAGATTTGAAAGAAGATCGTTCAAGAAAAGAGATCGCTAGATTCCATCATGTTTCTGATAACACGGTACAACGTGTTTTATACGACTTTACCAACCACTGTCTAACCAACTTTCAACATCTACCAAAAGTACTATGTGTCGATGAATTTAAATCAACTAAGTCATGTCAATCTGGTATGAGCTTTATTTGTGCTGATGCTGAAAGTAAAAAGATTATTGATATTTTACCAGATAGACGTCTCTTCTCTCTTATTAAGTACTTCCTGAAATACTCCAGAAAAGAGCGGTTAAAAGTGAAGTTTCTCGTCATGGATATGAATGCCAACTACGGTGGCCTTCTTAAAACTGTATTTCCACATGCAGAGATTGTGACAGATAGATTCCATATCATTCAGCATATCAATCGTTCTTTTAATCAACTAAGAATAAAAGAAATGAATCAATTAAAACGTTATGATAATGAAGAAGCAAAACAATACCGGAGAATAAAAAAATATTGGAAACTATTTTTAAAAGACTCTAGTCAATTAAGTGCCACTACATATAGTAATTATCCTCTTTTCAATAAAAGTATGACACAAGTTGGTGTCATTGAAGAACTTCTTTCCTATAACTCAACTATAAAAATCGCATATGATTATATACAAGAGTTAAAATATGCTTATGAAACAAAGGATTCAGACTTATTTTTAGAATTAACTCATTCTATCTCTAATGAGCTTCCTAAGGAATTTAAAGCCAAATTCAAAACATTCCAAACCTTCAGGCAAGGTGTTACCAATGCTTTAAATTATTCTTATTCAAATGGTTTTTTAGAAGGAATTAACAACCGAATCAAAGCTATCAAACGAACAGCCTATGGTTACCGAAATTTCTTAACTTTTAAGCGACGGATTTTCCTTATTCAAGGTCAATCATTTCAATTTAATTAA
- a CDS encoding integrase core domain-containing protein: MTTKRYSEEFKQSMISLKHSGRSATSLSKEYHVSVSTICKWIQQDNPSNTNVLAASVIDPSKIKQLETKIIHSDMRSQYTSELFEETLNQLNLKHSYSRKGGPGDNARIESFHSILKREYINFQCFQSLEEAILGIDTYIRWYNKD, encoded by the coding sequence ATGACAACTAAAAGATATTCAGAAGAATTTAAACAATCAATGATTTCACTTAAACACAGTGGCCGTTCAGCCACCTCTTTATCAAAGGAATATCACGTTAGTGTCTCTACAATTTGTAAATGGATTCAACAAGATAATCCTAGTAATACTAACGTGTTAGCAGCGAGTGTTATTGACCCATCTAAAATAAAACAATTGGAAACCAAAATTATTCATAGTGATATGAGAAGTCAGTATACAAGCGAATTATTTGAAGAAACTCTCAATCAATTAAACTTAAAACATTCCTATTCTCGTAAAGGAGGTCCTGGTGATAACGCAAGAATAGAAAGTTTCCATTCAATTTTAAAACGTGAATACATTAATTTTCAATGTTTTCAATCCCTTGAAGAAGCGATTCTAGGAATTGATACTTATATTCGTTGGTATAATAAAGATTGA
- a CDS encoding metal-dependent hydrolase, giving the protein MRISYHGHSSVSVETRQNVRLLFDPFITDDQLTDLIIDDVTVDYILITHAYGNRLSDMIEIAKKNDATVISNSEIVCLVKQHGVKNTQVMVEGSSCVFPFGRVKMVPAKHRSGYELDTSTGCIGAPSGYIVECEGKTIYHAGDTSEFSEMKLIGDEFNIDVAFLPIGDGHIMGPLEAAHANELIRAKAVIPILFNTFPKTRQNPQIFVELVTEGIGEVMEIGEELELW; this is encoded by the coding sequence ATGAGGATATCATATCATGGACATTCAAGTGTATCCGTAGAGACTAGACAGAATGTTCGTCTGTTGTTTGACCCATTTATTACTGATGATCAATTGACAGATTTAATTATTGATGATGTTACTGTTGATTATATTTTGATAACGCATGCTTATGGCAATCGTTTAAGCGACATGATTGAGATTGCTAAAAAAAATGATGCTACTGTTATTTCTAATTCTGAGATAGTCTGTTTAGTAAAACAACATGGCGTTAAAAACACACAAGTTATGGTAGAAGGTAGTTCATGTGTTTTCCCCTTTGGTCGAGTGAAGATGGTTCCAGCTAAACATCGTTCTGGTTATGAATTAGATACTAGTACAGGTTGTATTGGAGCGCCATCAGGTTACATCGTTGAATGTGAAGGTAAAACGATTTACCATGCAGGAGATACGTCTGAGTTCAGTGAGATGAAATTAATTGGTGATGAGTTTAATATTGATGTTGCCTTTTTACCAATTGGTGATGGGCATATTATGGGTCCACTTGAGGCAGCTCACGCTAATGAATTAATTCGTGCTAAAGCTGTTATTCCAATTCTATTTAATACATTTCCAAAAACGAGACAAAATCCACAAATTTTTGTAGAACTTGTCACAGAAGGCATTGGTGAAGTGATGGAAATAGGTGAGGAATTGGAGCTGTGGTAA